The Acidobacteriota bacterium genome contains a region encoding:
- a CDS encoding DUF5676 family membrane protein — protein MRNRISISAVGQATSIFLAITFLVCVGFDLIVPKYAMYEHWQGFLPGFTWLSPGTFMLGLVETYAYGWYFALVWVPLYNIFLHRAEEARIT, from the coding sequence ATGCGCAACCGAATCTCGATCTCGGCGGTCGGCCAAGCCACCAGCATCTTCCTCGCTATCACCTTCTTGGTCTGCGTCGGATTCGACCTGATCGTACCGAAGTACGCGATGTACGAGCATTGGCAGGGCTTTCTGCCCGGTTTCACATGGCTGAGCCCTGGCACCTTCATGCTCGGGCTGGTTGAGACCTACGCCTACGGTTGGTACTTCGCGCTCGTTTGGGTGCCGCTCTACAACATTTTCTTGCATCGCGCCGAGGAGGCTCGGATCACTTGA
- a CDS encoding metal ion permease, which produces MELIATLLVFAFVFYVLTRWGCGARMVHGLAAVGIGAATGSFRLEDTDPVCGMRVEAKSAVLLEHGSRVIRFCSEDCRKRFLSHPDAYP; this is translated from the coding sequence ATGGAGCTGATCGCTACCCTGCTGGTTTTTGCATTCGTCTTCTACGTGCTGACGCGCTGGGGCTGTGGCGCTCGTATGGTCCACGGTCTGGCGGCAGTTGGGATCGGTGCCGCCACGGGCAGTTTCCGCCTCGAGGACACCGATCCGGTTTGCGGCATGCGCGTGGAAGCCAAGAGCGCAGTGCTGCTCGAGCATGGGTCTCGCGTCATTCGATTCTGCTCGGAGGATTGCCGGAAACGCTTTCTCTCCCACCCTGATGCCTATCCCTGA
- a CDS encoding potassium channel family protein, whose protein sequence is MIDSLWTGGGIMLLVLLFADLLLTVFHPQGHGGPLHRRLNRLFWGALRWVGAGLSGPSKDRFLALCGPLIAVFSVGTWGLWLILSFTIIYSPYRGSLLSTTAGDTSWLDVFYFSGYVASTLGIGDIVPASPSLRLLTVVEAMSGFALFAVATTYLLAVYQYVAKEQILALELAGFLEPTAPRLAPAALGDWARPTVRNLLEVVHAHGQYPVLHYFRPVEAERALIIRVGRILDFLDEEISVDPSSCARLLSAVRRYLSELHSGCLPRSHRQDGQRGETAPQSEVDLRNFQAHLLRYLAYPVPATGARKRMSVRDQPSIARPAAESTHKPSAPPRKKEDP, encoded by the coding sequence TTGATCGATAGCCTGTGGACGGGTGGCGGCATCATGCTCCTGGTGCTCCTCTTCGCCGACCTCCTGCTGACGGTATTTCACCCGCAGGGCCACGGTGGCCCACTGCACCGGCGGCTCAATCGACTCTTCTGGGGCGCTCTCCGGTGGGTCGGCGCCGGCCTCAGCGGACCGTCGAAGGACCGATTCCTGGCGCTTTGCGGTCCTTTGATAGCGGTCTTCAGCGTCGGCACTTGGGGCCTCTGGCTCATTCTCTCCTTCACGATCATCTACTCTCCATATCGAGGCTCCTTGCTATCAACGACCGCTGGCGATACCTCCTGGCTCGATGTCTTCTACTTCAGCGGTTACGTCGCCTCGACCCTCGGCATCGGCGACATCGTGCCGGCCTCGCCGAGCCTGCGATTGCTCACGGTGGTTGAAGCGATGAGCGGCTTCGCGCTCTTCGCCGTCGCGACCACTTATCTCTTGGCGGTCTACCAATACGTCGCCAAGGAGCAGATCCTCGCCCTGGAGCTGGCCGGTTTCTTGGAGCCTACGGCCCCACGCCTTGCTCCGGCGGCGCTCGGCGATTGGGCTCGCCCGACGGTGAGGAACCTTCTGGAAGTCGTCCATGCCCACGGTCAATATCCGGTGCTGCACTACTTTCGGCCAGTTGAAGCCGAGCGAGCCTTGATCATCCGGGTCGGCCGAATCCTCGACTTCCTCGACGAGGAGATCTCCGTGGATCCCTCCAGCTGCGCCCGCCTGCTATCAGCAGTGCGCCGGTACCTTTCGGAGCTACATTCCGGGTGTCTTCCGAGAAGCCACCGCCAAGACGGCCAGCGCGGCGAGACAGCACCGCAGTCGGAGGTGGATCTTCGCAACTTCCAGGCGCATCTCCTCCGCTATCTGGCCTATCCCGTTCCCGCAACTGGCGCTCGGAAGCGGATGTCGGTCCGAGATCAGCCGTCGATTGCCCGGCCAGCCGCCGAATCGACTCACAAACCGAGCGCTCCGCCAAGAAAGAAAGAAGATCCATGA